From Streptomyces cyaneogriseus subsp. noncyanogenus, the proteins below share one genomic window:
- a CDS encoding HAD family hydrolase produces the protein MERAAVFDVDGTLVDTNHLHVVTWWEAFRQAGHRVPMHAVHRAVGLASTDLIGHLLGDDRDKDQDAGLSAAHKALYGQYFDRLPALPEAGELLRRLAHDGWKVVLATSAGGAELGALRRAIDADDAITATASADDVEAGKPAAEPVEHALELAGVPAERAVFVGDTVWDMRAGSRAGVRCVGVLCGGIPRADLEEAGADAVYADPAHLLASLADSPLA, from the coding sequence ATGGAACGGGCGGCCGTGTTCGACGTCGACGGAACCCTCGTCGACACCAATCACCTGCATGTCGTCACATGGTGGGAGGCGTTCCGGCAGGCCGGCCACCGGGTGCCCATGCACGCCGTCCACCGGGCCGTGGGCCTGGCCTCCACGGACCTCATCGGCCATCTGCTCGGCGACGACCGCGACAAGGACCAGGACGCCGGGCTGAGCGCCGCGCACAAGGCGCTGTACGGACAGTACTTCGACCGGCTGCCCGCGCTGCCGGAAGCCGGGGAGCTGCTGCGGCGCCTGGCCCACGACGGCTGGAAGGTGGTGCTGGCGACCTCGGCGGGCGGGGCCGAGCTCGGCGCGCTGCGCCGGGCCATCGACGCGGACGACGCGATCACCGCGACCGCGAGCGCCGACGACGTCGAGGCGGGCAAACCCGCGGCGGAACCGGTGGAACACGCCCTGGAACTGGCCGGGGTCCCCGCCGAGCGTGCGGTGTTCGTCGGCGACACCGTCTGGGACATGCGGGCGGGCAGCCGGGCGGGGGTGCGCTGCGTGGGCGTCCTGTGCGGCGGCATCCCGCGTGCCGACCTGGAGGAGGCGGGCGCGGACGCGGTCTACGCCGATCCGGCGCACTTGCTGGCCTCCCTGGCGGACAGCCCGCTGGCATGA
- a CDS encoding PHP domain-containing protein, producing MDPVEALDRIAFLLERSLAPSYRVRAFRTAARVLSGLPEAEVRQRAAAGSLESLKGVGPKTAQVVSEALAGERPGYLRKLEDEAASAPAPRGGERLRALLRGDCHLHSDWSDGGSPIEEMGRAAARLGHEWAALTDHSPRLTVARGLSPERLREQLDVVAELNETWAPFRLLTGIECDILEDGSLDQDPKLLERLDVVVVSVHSKLRMDARAMTRRMVAAVRDPHSDILGHCTGRLLSGRGRPESEFDADEVFAACAETGTALEINSRPERLDPPKRLLRRAVAAGVLFSLDTDAHAPGQLDWQILGCARAEECGVPPERVVTTWPLEDLLAWTREGRIPSGVAGRGRGTRGRP from the coding sequence ATGGACCCCGTGGAGGCCCTGGACCGGATCGCCTTCCTGCTGGAGCGGTCCCTGGCGCCGTCGTACCGCGTCCGCGCCTTCCGCACCGCCGCCCGGGTGCTGTCCGGCCTGCCCGAGGCGGAGGTCCGGCAGCGGGCGGCGGCCGGGTCGCTGGAGTCCCTGAAGGGGGTCGGCCCGAAGACGGCGCAGGTGGTGAGCGAGGCGCTGGCCGGAGAGCGGCCGGGCTATCTGCGGAAACTGGAGGACGAGGCGGCGTCCGCGCCCGCGCCCCGGGGCGGGGAGCGGCTGCGGGCCCTGCTGCGCGGTGACTGCCATCTGCACTCCGACTGGTCCGACGGCGGCAGCCCGATCGAGGAGATGGGCCGGGCCGCCGCTCGCCTCGGCCACGAGTGGGCGGCGCTGACCGACCACTCGCCCCGGCTGACGGTGGCCCGCGGCCTGTCCCCCGAGCGGCTGCGCGAGCAGCTCGACGTGGTGGCGGAGCTCAACGAGACCTGGGCGCCCTTTCGCCTGCTGACCGGCATCGAGTGCGACATCCTGGAGGACGGCTCCCTCGACCAGGACCCCAAGCTGCTGGAGCGGCTCGACGTGGTCGTGGTGTCGGTGCACTCCAAGCTGCGCATGGACGCCCGCGCGATGACCCGCCGCATGGTGGCCGCCGTACGCGATCCGCACTCCGACATCCTCGGCCACTGCACCGGGCGGCTGCTGAGCGGGCGGGGGCGGCCGGAGTCGGAGTTCGACGCCGACGAGGTGTTCGCGGCGTGCGCCGAGACCGGCACGGCCCTGGAGATCAACAGCCGGCCCGAGCGGCTCGACCCGCCGAAGCGGCTGCTGCGCCGGGCCGTGGCGGCGGGGGTGCTGTTCTCCCTCGACACCGACGCGCACGCGCCCGGCCAGCTCGACTGGCAGATCCTCGGCTGCGCCCGGGCGGAGGAGTGCGGGGTGCCCCCCGAGCGGGTGGTCACCACCTGGCCGCTGGAGGATCTGCTGGCCTGGACGCGGGAGGGCCGTATCCCGTCCGGAGTGGCGGGCCGCGGGCGTGGTACCCGTGGCCGACCCTGA
- a CDS encoding SDR family oxidoreductase yields MSTPTPPPAKVAVVTGADSGIGRATAVRLAEAGMDIGITWHTDDEGAERTAEEVRALGRRAETAQVDLTRLPEAADTVDELCERLGRIDVLVNNAGTGTATPYLDLSLDDLRHVLDVDLAGPFLCGQRAARRMIRQGDGGRIVNVTSVHEHQPRVGAAPYCAAKGGLGLLTQVMAIELAEHGITVNAVAPGEIATPMTGQEDTDPHTRHRPGVPLGRPGDAREVAAVIAFLAGPDASYVTGASWSVDGGMLRMGPMAGSHLTGDDWRRP; encoded by the coding sequence ATGTCCACCCCCACCCCGCCCCCCGCCAAGGTGGCCGTCGTCACCGGTGCCGACTCCGGGATCGGCCGCGCCACCGCCGTCCGCCTGGCCGAGGCGGGGATGGACATCGGCATCACCTGGCACACCGACGACGAGGGCGCCGAGCGGACCGCCGAGGAGGTGCGCGCCCTGGGGCGGCGGGCGGAGACCGCTCAGGTGGACCTGACCCGGCTGCCCGAGGCCGCGGACACCGTCGACGAGCTGTGCGAGCGGCTCGGCCGTATCGACGTCCTGGTGAACAACGCCGGCACGGGCACGGCGACGCCCTACCTCGACCTGAGCCTGGACGACCTGCGCCACGTCCTCGACGTGGACCTGGCCGGGCCCTTCCTGTGCGGTCAGCGGGCCGCGCGCCGCATGATCCGGCAGGGCGACGGCGGCCGGATCGTGAACGTCACCTCGGTCCACGAACACCAGCCGCGGGTGGGCGCCGCCCCGTATTGCGCGGCCAAGGGCGGCCTCGGACTGCTCACCCAGGTGATGGCCATCGAGCTCGCCGAGCACGGCATCACCGTCAACGCGGTCGCGCCCGGCGAGATCGCCACCCCCATGACCGGCCAGGAGGACACCGACCCGCACACCCGGCACCGGCCCGGCGTGCCGCTCGGACGGCCCGGCGACGCCCGCGAGGTCGCCGCGGTGATCGCGTTCCTCGCCGGGCCCGACGCCTCGTACGTCACCGGCGCCTCCTGGAGCGTGGACGGCGGCATGCTGCGGATGGGGCCGATGGCCGGATCGCATCTGACCGGCGACGACTGGCGGCGCCCCTGA
- a CDS encoding VanZ family protein, giving the protein MARAVPRPRFLARPRAPEAEEPARPERRPLPLPLRLLAMACAFVFMVAFAVVLARLTLHPSPASESLTHTNLHPGRSLEAYLNQPALRDAVKQIGGNVLLGVPFGVLVPVVAPRTRRVLRVLALTALVMLLVEFAQGALVTGRAFDIDDVILNTTGALVGYLLLGRRLSRAVHARRPAH; this is encoded by the coding sequence ATGGCCCGTGCAGTCCCACGGCCGCGTTTCCTTGCCCGCCCCCGCGCCCCCGAGGCGGAGGAACCCGCCCGGCCGGAGCGGCGCCCGCTGCCCCTTCCCCTGCGCCTGCTCGCGATGGCGTGCGCGTTCGTGTTCATGGTGGCGTTCGCGGTGGTCCTGGCCCGGCTCACGCTGCACCCCTCCCCCGCCTCGGAGTCGCTGACGCACACCAACCTGCACCCCGGCCGCTCCCTGGAGGCGTACCTGAACCAGCCGGCGCTGCGCGACGCCGTCAAGCAGATCGGCGGCAACGTGCTGCTCGGCGTGCCCTTCGGTGTGCTGGTCCCGGTCGTCGCCCCGCGGACCCGCCGGGTGCTGCGCGTCCTCGCGCTGACCGCCCTGGTGATGCTGCTGGTGGAGTTCGCGCAAGGCGCGCTGGTCACCGGCCGCGCCTTCGACATCGACGACGTCATCCTCAACACCACCGGGGCGCTGGTCGGTTATCTGCTGCTGGGGCGGCGCCTGAGCCGCGCGGTACACGCGCGCCGGCCCGCGCACTGA
- a CDS encoding DUF4230 domain-containing protein, which translates to MTTPTSRPTGRVPGWVKALAALAVVLAVLFAGLRLSVIPGLKDVFGTETHDRSGPALLKSIRDISRFEAASGTFQVVVDLEKDTRLLPDAIRGTRTLYVGAGTVDAYVDLGEVGEDDVTVNGDRTSATLRLPRAALGTPALDPERSYAVSKQRGLLDRLGDLFADNPNSEQAVQKLAVRHIAEAAEDSGLTARAESNTTGMLQGLLRSLGFKEVRVSYGE; encoded by the coding sequence ATGACGACTCCCACCAGCCGCCCGACCGGGCGCGTGCCCGGCTGGGTGAAGGCACTGGCCGCGCTCGCGGTGGTGCTCGCCGTGCTCTTCGCGGGCCTGCGGCTGAGCGTGATCCCGGGCCTGAAGGACGTGTTCGGCACCGAGACGCACGACCGCTCGGGACCCGCGCTGTTGAAGTCCATCCGGGACATCAGCCGATTCGAGGCCGCCTCCGGCACCTTCCAGGTGGTCGTGGACCTGGAGAAGGACACCCGGCTCCTGCCGGACGCGATCCGGGGCACCCGCACCCTGTACGTGGGAGCGGGCACCGTCGACGCCTATGTCGACCTCGGCGAGGTCGGCGAGGACGACGTGACGGTGAACGGGGACCGCACGTCGGCGACGCTGCGGCTGCCGCGCGCCGCGCTCGGCACACCGGCCCTGGACCCCGAGCGCTCCTACGCCGTCTCCAAGCAGCGCGGCCTCCTGGACCGCCTCGGCGACCTCTTCGCGGACAACCCGAACAGCGAACAGGCCGTGCAGAAGCTCGCCGTGCGGCACATCGCGGAGGCCGCCGAGGACAGCGGGCTGACCGCGCGCGCCGAGAGCAACACCACCGGCATGCTCCAGGGCCTGCTGCGGTCCCTGGGGTTCAAGGAGGTGCGGGTGTCGTACGGGGAGTGA
- a CDS encoding ribose-phosphate diphosphokinase, which produces MRDIAVFSGSAHPELAEEVCAHLGVPLSPVRVSRFANDCLEVQLRANCRERDVFLVQPLIRPVQEHLVELLLMCDAARGASAGRITVVMPHYSYARSDKKDAPRISLGGRLVADLLVTAGASRVLTMTLHAPQVHGFFSVPVDHLHALRELAAHFRRYDLTRTTVVSPDLGNAKEAAAFARLIGARVAAGAKQRYADDQVTITSVIGDVAGRDVIVLDDEIAKGSTVLELLDRLREAGPRSVRVACTHGLFAADALKRLGEQPDVLEIVCTNTVPVPAGHHTDKLRVLSVAPAFAEAVRRIHNGESVSALFDAPPTV; this is translated from the coding sequence GTGCGAGACATCGCCGTGTTCAGCGGTAGCGCCCACCCGGAGCTGGCCGAGGAGGTCTGCGCGCACCTCGGCGTCCCGCTCAGCCCCGTCCGGGTCAGCCGGTTCGCCAACGACTGCCTGGAGGTGCAGCTGCGGGCCAACTGCCGGGAGCGGGACGTCTTCCTGGTCCAGCCGCTGATCCGGCCGGTGCAGGAGCACCTCGTCGAGCTGCTGCTGATGTGCGACGCGGCGCGCGGGGCCTCGGCGGGCCGCATCACCGTCGTCATGCCGCACTACTCCTACGCCCGCTCGGACAAGAAGGACGCTCCCCGCATCTCGCTGGGCGGGCGCCTGGTGGCCGACCTGCTGGTGACGGCGGGCGCGAGCCGGGTCCTCACCATGACGCTGCACGCGCCGCAGGTGCACGGCTTCTTCTCGGTGCCCGTGGACCACCTGCACGCCCTGCGGGAGCTGGCCGCCCACTTCCGGCGCTACGACCTGACCCGCACCACCGTCGTCTCGCCGGACCTCGGCAACGCCAAGGAGGCCGCCGCGTTCGCCCGGCTGATCGGTGCCCGGGTGGCCGCGGGCGCCAAGCAGCGCTACGCCGACGATCAGGTGACCATCACCTCCGTGATCGGCGACGTCGCCGGGCGGGACGTCATCGTGCTCGACGACGAGATCGCCAAGGGCAGTACCGTCCTGGAGCTCCTGGACCGGCTGCGGGAGGCGGGCCCGCGCTCCGTCCGCGTCGCCTGCACCCACGGGCTGTTCGCGGCGGACGCGCTCAAGCGGCTCGGCGAGCAGCCGGACGTGCTGGAGATCGTGTGCACCAACACCGTCCCGGTCCCGGCCGGCCACCACACGGACAAGCTGCGCGTCCTGTCCGTCGCCCCCGCGTTCGCGGAGGCCGTACGGCGGATCCACAACGGTGAGTCCGTCAGCGCCCTGTTCGACGCGCCGCCCACCGTCTGA
- a CDS encoding anti-sigma factor antagonist (This anti-anti-sigma factor, or anti-sigma factor antagonist, belongs to a family that includes characterized members SpoIIAA, RsbV, RsfA, and RsfB.) yields MRHQPAPLTRHLRVRRERAYTVLEFHGEIDIAAAAEIAPHLDRETDRSGALIVLDLGRIEFFDCSGLRLLCRARQRVLDRGGRIHLVCTHPLTLRVLRITGLARLLPPRPTVGAALEQTGAACGPG; encoded by the coding sequence GTGCGGCACCAACCCGCACCGCTCACCCGGCATCTGCGCGTGCGCCGCGAGCGGGCGTACACGGTGCTGGAGTTCCACGGCGAGATCGACATCGCCGCGGCGGCCGAGATCGCCCCGCATCTGGACCGGGAGACGGACCGGTCGGGAGCCCTGATCGTGCTCGACCTCGGCCGGATCGAGTTCTTCGACTGCTCCGGCCTGCGACTGCTGTGCCGGGCCCGGCAGCGGGTGCTGGACCGCGGCGGGCGGATCCATCTGGTCTGCACCCACCCGCTGACACTGCGCGTCCTGCGGATCACCGGGCTGGCGCGTCTGCTGCCACCGCGTCCGACGGTCGGGGCGGCCCTCGAACAGACGGGGGCCGCCTGCGGGCCGGGATGA
- a CDS encoding NADP-dependent oxidoreductase, translating into MSDVNTMRAISQDTLGGPEVLREVRLERPVPRPNEVLVRVRAAGVNPTDWKHRANGGFLGEPPFVLGWDVAGTVEAVGIGVAAFQPGDEVFGMLPYPFGHGSHAEYVIAPARALAPKPAGIDHVQAGALPLVSLTAWQALVERADVRPGQRVLIHAAAGGVGHVAVQIAKARGAYVIGTASAGKHDFLRSIGVDEPVDYRRADFAEAVRDVDAVLDTIGGDTALRSLRVLRPGGIVVSILPVGPEEFFREAERLGVRAVRMLVDADQGGMRAVAGLVESGKLRATIAQTFPLSEAARAHEQGETGRTTGKLVLVTD; encoded by the coding sequence ATGAGCGATGTGAACACCATGCGAGCCATCAGCCAGGACACCCTCGGCGGGCCCGAGGTCCTGCGGGAGGTACGACTGGAGCGCCCCGTGCCGCGCCCGAACGAGGTGCTGGTCCGGGTGCGCGCCGCCGGCGTCAACCCGACCGACTGGAAGCACCGCGCCAACGGCGGCTTTCTGGGCGAGCCGCCCTTCGTGCTCGGCTGGGACGTGGCCGGCACGGTCGAGGCGGTCGGGATCGGGGTGGCGGCGTTCCAGCCGGGCGACGAGGTCTTCGGCATGCTGCCCTACCCGTTCGGCCACGGCTCCCACGCCGAGTACGTCATCGCCCCGGCCCGCGCGCTCGCGCCGAAACCGGCCGGGATCGACCACGTGCAGGCGGGCGCGCTGCCGCTGGTGTCGCTGACCGCGTGGCAGGCCCTGGTGGAGCGGGCGGACGTCCGCCCGGGGCAGCGGGTGCTGATCCACGCGGCGGCCGGCGGCGTCGGCCATGTGGCCGTGCAGATCGCCAAGGCGCGCGGCGCCTACGTGATCGGCACCGCCAGTGCGGGCAAGCACGACTTCCTGCGCTCCATCGGGGTGGACGAGCCGGTCGACTACCGCCGGGCCGACTTCGCGGAGGCCGTGCGGGACGTCGACGCCGTCCTGGACACGATCGGCGGGGACACCGCCCTCCGCTCGCTGCGCGTGCTGCGCCCGGGCGGCATCGTGGTGTCGATCCTGCCGGTCGGGCCGGAGGAGTTCTTCCGGGAGGCCGAGCGGCTCGGTGTCCGGGCGGTCCGGATGCTCGTCGACGCCGACCAGGGCGGTATGCGGGCGGTCGCCGGTCTGGTGGAGTCCGGGAAGCTGCGCGCCACCATCGCGCAGACCTTCCCGCTGTCCGAGGCCGCCCGGGCGCACGAGCAGGGCGAGACCGGCCGTACGACGGGCAAGCTGGTCCTCGTGACCGACTGA
- a CDS encoding ATP-binding protein — protein sequence MELATPPPAARAPVAWYSWWLMPLGLGGGTVAATFMSSERITAAVAGVTATAASAVCVRLLVRTQARLRRTERDFRVSQEEATRQWQQHVAGLEREFATERAARETRLAELEQTHRAQLAEQAQTYEAQLTERDRSLEERLSEQAASYEARLAEESETARERLAHQLAAVARLADEQLPSALDRLRAGDAIDDILPSVEQCAKVGADLQAELRKVLRTALMGVEREFDRSTSAEQAVISIGNRIHVLTSKLRGRLHEMQGEHGRLPAVARGLMELDQAIGPADCLAASISVLGGSDRPGRQWQEPQRLLSVVRGGIGRIKDFHRVQVRHLPELGVDGGLVDHLTLIFAHLLDNAARYSPPTEPVLVSGKEVPNGVGIEIQDSGKGLSEEKKREAEHALAGTAPGAGLGGITEDANIGLRVVGILARRYGIRVTFTDSPWLGTSVVVVVPHKYFSPLPSAVPSPAAVTARDAPATPPHEPPAAPAGTAGAVETTPGGLPRRRSRRGDGDRPRQAGRTERTTRGSFSAVPPDASFAGLAAFATAGRDAGETSGPADDRDTTTGGASTEHRTEESD from the coding sequence ATGGAACTCGCCACTCCGCCACCTGCGGCGCGGGCCCCTGTCGCCTGGTACAGCTGGTGGCTGATGCCGCTGGGCCTGGGAGGCGGGACGGTAGCCGCCACGTTCATGAGCTCGGAGCGAATAACCGCGGCCGTCGCCGGTGTCACGGCGACGGCGGCCAGCGCCGTGTGCGTGCGCCTCCTGGTCCGCACGCAGGCCCGGCTGCGGCGCACGGAGCGTGACTTCCGCGTCTCGCAGGAGGAGGCCACGCGGCAGTGGCAGCAGCATGTGGCGGGCCTGGAGCGCGAGTTCGCCACCGAGCGCGCCGCCCGGGAGACGCGACTGGCCGAGCTGGAACAGACCCACCGGGCGCAACTGGCCGAACAGGCCCAGACCTACGAGGCGCAGCTCACCGAGCGGGACCGGTCCCTCGAGGAACGGCTGAGCGAGCAGGCCGCGTCCTACGAGGCCCGGCTCGCCGAGGAGTCCGAGACCGCGCGGGAGCGGCTGGCGCACCAGTTGGCCGCCGTGGCCCGGCTCGCCGACGAGCAACTGCCGAGCGCGCTGGACCGGCTGCGCGCCGGTGACGCCATCGACGACATCCTGCCCAGCGTCGAGCAGTGCGCCAAGGTCGGCGCCGACTTGCAGGCCGAGCTGCGCAAGGTGCTGCGCACCGCCCTCATGGGCGTCGAGCGCGAGTTCGACCGGTCGACCTCCGCGGAACAGGCCGTCATCAGCATCGGCAACCGCATCCACGTCCTGACCAGCAAGCTGCGCGGACGGCTGCACGAGATGCAGGGCGAGCACGGACGGCTGCCCGCCGTCGCCCGGGGCCTGATGGAACTCGACCAGGCGATCGGCCCCGCCGACTGCCTGGCGGCCAGCATCAGCGTGCTCGGCGGTTCCGACCGCCCGGGCCGGCAGTGGCAGGAGCCGCAGCGCCTGCTGAGCGTGGTGCGCGGCGGCATCGGCCGGATCAAGGACTTCCACCGCGTCCAGGTGCGCCACCTGCCCGAACTCGGCGTCGACGGCGGCCTGGTGGACCACTTGACGCTGATCTTCGCCCATCTGCTCGACAACGCGGCCCGCTACTCACCGCCCACCGAACCGGTGCTGGTCTCCGGCAAGGAGGTGCCCAACGGCGTCGGCATCGAGATCCAGGACTCCGGCAAGGGCCTGAGCGAGGAGAAGAAGCGCGAGGCCGAGCACGCCCTCGCGGGCACCGCGCCCGGCGCCGGCCTCGGCGGCATCACCGAGGACGCCAACATCGGCCTGCGGGTCGTCGGCATCCTCGCCCGCCGCTACGGCATCCGCGTCACCTTCACCGACTCCCCGTGGCTCGGCACCTCGGTCGTGGTCGTCGTACCGCACAAGTACTTCAGCCCGCTGCCGTCGGCCGTGCCGTCCCCCGCCGCCGTCACGGCGCGGGACGCCCCGGCGACCCCGCCGCACGAGCCGCCGGCCGCGCCGGCCGGGACGGCCGGTGCCGTGGAGACCACCCCCGGCGGGCTGCCCCGGCGCAGAAGCCGGCGCGGCGACGGCGACCGCCCCCGGCAGGCCGGACGTACCGAGCGGACCACACGGGGCAGCTTCTCCGCCGTCCCGCCGGACGCCTCCTTCGCCGGTCTGGCCGCGTTCGCCACCGCCGGCCGGGACGCCGGCGAGACCTCCGGCCCGGCCGACGACCGCGACACGACCACCGGTGGCGCGTCCACCGAGCACCGCACGGAAGAGAGCGACTAG
- a CDS encoding roadblock/LC7 domain-containing protein: MTYQGTDVSWALRDLVESIQEIRFALVASSDGKAITSYGAEDPDDVDRFAAVVAGLQALAQPVAEQFPGHAGQLRLAMIEVDGGHLFVVRAGVETYLGVLAREGLDQGLLGHQMRDLARRMGELLGTTPRLEEHSG; encoded by the coding sequence ATGACGTACCAGGGAACCGACGTAAGCTGGGCGCTCCGCGATCTTGTGGAGAGCATCCAGGAAATCCGCTTCGCCCTCGTCGCCTCCAGCGACGGCAAGGCCATCACGTCCTACGGCGCCGAGGACCCCGACGACGTCGACCGCTTCGCGGCCGTGGTGGCCGGGCTGCAGGCGCTGGCCCAGCCGGTCGCCGAGCAGTTCCCCGGCCACGCGGGGCAGTTGCGGCTGGCCATGATCGAGGTCGACGGCGGCCACCTCTTCGTCGTCCGCGCGGGCGTCGAGACGTATCTCGGCGTCCTCGCCCGCGAGGGTCTCGACCAGGGCCTGCTGGGACACCAGATGAGGGACCTGGCCCGCAGGATGGGCGAGCTGCTCGGTACCACGCCGCGCCTGGAGGAGCACTCTGGATGA
- a CDS encoding DUF742 domain-containing protein, translated as MSAPRRPTDPSGLERYYVLTGGRSGPGGSASSLDVATLVVARAVPLPGMQYEHAEILRRCRDPLSVAELGAHLHLPFNILAVLLSDLLDAGRIEARDPIPAHDAGRGPDLALLEEVLSGLERL; from the coding sequence ATGAGTGCTCCCCGCCGGCCGACGGACCCGTCCGGTCTCGAGCGTTACTACGTCCTCACGGGCGGGCGCAGCGGACCGGGCGGTTCGGCGTCGAGCCTCGACGTGGCGACTCTCGTGGTCGCCCGCGCCGTCCCCTTACCGGGCATGCAGTACGAACACGCGGAGATCCTCCGGCGCTGCCGCGATCCGCTGTCGGTGGCCGAACTCGGCGCCCACCTCCACCTGCCCTTCAACATTCTCGCGGTGCTGCTGTCGGACCTGCTGGACGCGGGCCGCATCGAGGCCCGCGACCCCATCCCGGCACACGACGCCGGCCGCGGGCCCGACCTCGCGCTCCTTGAGGAGGTACTCAGTGGACTTGAACGGCTTTGA
- a CDS encoding GTP-binding protein — MDLNGFDRPGRPTAGDTRSVKVMIAGGFGTGKTTMVRSVSDIKPLTTEETLTQASADVDRLIGVADKTQTTVSLDFGKISLNDTLMLYLFGTPGQERFWFLWNGLFKGALGAVVLVDTRRLASSFRAIEEMERQNVPFVIALNVFPDSQDFPVEEIRDALDIAPHIPVVSFDARDRASSRDVLVTLIRHLKDRPAVALEPR; from the coding sequence GTGGACTTGAACGGCTTTGACCGGCCCGGCCGGCCCACGGCCGGTGACACCCGCTCGGTCAAGGTGATGATCGCCGGCGGCTTCGGCACCGGGAAGACCACCATGGTCCGCTCGGTCAGCGACATCAAACCGCTCACCACCGAGGAGACCCTCACCCAGGCCAGCGCCGACGTCGACCGCCTCATCGGCGTCGCCGACAAGACGCAGACCACCGTCAGCCTGGATTTCGGGAAGATCAGCCTCAACGACACGCTGATGCTGTACCTGTTCGGCACCCCCGGCCAGGAGCGCTTCTGGTTCCTGTGGAACGGGCTGTTCAAGGGCGCGCTCGGCGCGGTCGTGCTGGTCGACACCCGGCGGCTGGCGTCCAGTTTCCGGGCGATCGAGGAGATGGAGCGGCAGAACGTGCCCTTCGTCATCGCGCTGAACGTCTTCCCCGACTCCCAGGACTTCCCGGTCGAGGAGATCCGCGACGCCCTGGACATCGCCCCCCACATCCCGGTCGTCTCCTTCGACGCGCGCGACCGGGCCTCCAGCCGTGACGTGCTCGTCACCCTCATACGTCACCTGAAGGACCGCCCGGCCGTCGCCCTGGAGCCCCGATGA
- a CDS encoding cytochrome P450 produces the protein MNDQTTPGAAGGCPVAHGGAPRLYGPEAATDPQGLYSRLRKQYGVVAPVLLEGDIPAWLVLGYRENRRVLDNPLQFSRDSRIWRDWREGRVDESSPLIPMVGWRPDCVSQDGEPHQRLRAAVTDNLNAVAGRGIRRHATHYAHKQIDAFAGTGRADLVTDFAEYLPMLVLTRVFGLAEAEGRRLAESSNLVIKGGADAVAHNERIMGILGELTARKRAEPGSDFTTGLIEHHAGLDEDEIVNHLRLVLITAHTMTSNLLARALQLVLTDTSWLSGLVSGQLDISTVVEEVMWNRPPLAVLPGRFATADLELGGRPIKKGDLLVLGLAAGNSDPDIRPDADVSVQGNQSHLAFSAGPHECPGQNIGQAIIETAVDVLLHRLPGLRLAVPPEELTSTASTWEDRLDSLPVEFTAA, from the coding sequence ATGAACGACCAGACCACTCCCGGCGCCGCCGGCGGCTGCCCGGTCGCCCACGGCGGCGCCCCGCGCCTGTACGGTCCCGAGGCGGCGACCGACCCGCAGGGCCTGTACTCCCGGCTGCGCAAGCAGTACGGCGTCGTCGCCCCGGTCCTGCTGGAGGGCGACATCCCCGCCTGGCTGGTACTCGGCTACCGCGAGAACCGCCGGGTGCTCGACAACCCGCTCCAGTTCAGCCGCGACTCGCGGATCTGGCGGGACTGGCGCGAGGGCCGGGTCGACGAGAGCTCGCCCCTGATACCGATGGTGGGCTGGCGACCCGACTGCGTCTCGCAGGACGGGGAACCGCACCAGCGGCTGCGCGCCGCGGTCACCGACAACCTGAACGCCGTCGCCGGCCGGGGCATCCGCCGTCACGCCACGCACTACGCGCACAAGCAGATCGACGCCTTCGCCGGCACCGGCCGCGCCGATCTGGTGACCGACTTCGCCGAGTACCTGCCCATGCTGGTGCTCACGCGGGTCTTCGGGCTGGCCGAGGCGGAGGGGCGCCGTCTGGCCGAGTCCAGCAATCTGGTCATCAAGGGCGGCGCGGACGCGGTGGCGCACAACGAGCGCATCATGGGCATCCTCGGCGAACTGACCGCCCGCAAGCGCGCGGAGCCTGGCTCCGACTTCACCACCGGGCTCATCGAACACCACGCCGGGCTCGACGAGGACGAGATCGTCAACCATCTGCGTCTGGTGCTCATCACCGCCCACACCATGACCAGCAACCTGCTCGCCCGGGCGCTCCAGCTCGTCCTCACCGACACCTCCTGGCTCTCCGGGCTGGTGAGCGGCCAGCTCGACATCTCCACGGTGGTGGAGGAGGTGATGTGGAACAGGCCCCCGCTGGCGGTGCTGCCGGGACGGTTCGCCACCGCCGACCTGGAACTGGGCGGCCGCCCGATCAAGAAGGGCGACCTGCTGGTCCTCGGCCTGGCGGCCGGCAACTCCGACCCGGACATCCGTCCGGACGCCGATGTCTCCGTCCAGGGCAACCAGTCCCATCTGGCCTTCAGCGCCGGACCGCACGAGTGCCCCGGGCAGAACATCGGCCAGGCCATCATCGAGACCGCCGTCGACGTCCTGCTGCACCGCCTGCCGGGCCTGCGCCTGGCGGTCCCCCCGGAGGAACTCACCTCCACGGCCTCCACCTGGGAGGACCGCCTGGACAGCCTGCCGGTGGAGTTCACCGCGGCCTGA